The Raphanus sativus cultivar WK10039 chromosome 2, ASM80110v3, whole genome shotgun sequence genome includes a region encoding these proteins:
- the LOC130508010 gene encoding LOW QUALITY PROTEIN: pentatricopeptide repeat-containing protein At4g18520, chloroplastic (The sequence of the model RefSeq protein was modified relative to this genomic sequence to represent the inferred CDS: inserted 1 base in 1 codon; deleted 6 bases in 4 codons; substituted 4 bases at 4 genomic stop codons): MWVCADLVLNHYDFSSSASLLMEWLWLQSSNGMRLIKRIHAMSLNDQVNLFGIILISSCVRLGDSVDARKVFDGMPERNTITWTGRXLIDGYLKYGFXRXGLSRCWKDYVKEAHGIRFTKREDVCLFNSCSRRRSEFEDDESWSEDXKEEKDVVSXAAGISACSIKGHGMMKGIIMFIGMLNHGFFLNDQ, translated from the exons ATGTGGGTTTGCGCCGATCTAGTGTTGAATCATTACGATTTTTCGAGTTCGGCTTCTCTGCTCATGGAGTGGCTATGGCTACAGTCTTCAAACGGGATGCGACTCATTAAAAGGATTCACGCGATGTCGTTAAACGATCAAGTTAATCTATTT GGGATAATTTTGATAAGCTCGTGTGTGAGACTCGGTGATTCGGTT GATGCACGTAAAGTGTTCGACGGTATGCCTGAGAGAAACACTATTACTTGGACTGGGCGATGATTGATTGATGGGTACTTGAAATACGGTTTTTGAAGATGAGGGCTTTCTCGCTGTTGGAAAGACTACGTGAAGGAAGCA CATGGGATCCGTTTCACGAAACGAGaggatgtttgtttgtttaattcTTGTAGTAGGAGGAGATCAGAGTTTGAGGATGATGAAAGCTGGAGTGAGG GAAAGGAGGAGAAAGATGTGGTATCTTGAGCAGCTGGTATATCTGCTTGTTCGATAAAAGGGCATGGGATG ATGAAAGGTATAATTATGTTTATCGGAATGTTGAATCACGGGTTCTTCCTTAATGACCAATAG